The nucleotide window CGCCCCCGCCTACGTCACCGACGGCTCCGCCCGGGCGCTGGCCCACGCCCGCGAGCAGTGCCGCTGGTTCGGCGGCATGGTCGGCAACCACGTGGCCGACCTGGTCGCCCGCTACGGCGAGTCCGGCGCCGTCCCCGCCGAGCTGACCGAGTACATCAGGGAACGCGAGGGGTACGACTACGCCCACCACGGACGGGCCGGCAACCCCGACACCGACTTCGTGCCCGACGCCGTGGTCGACCGCTTCTGCCTGCTGGGCCCGGTGGAGGAGCACGTCGCCAAGCTCACCCGGCTGCGCGAGCTGGGCGTCGACCAGTTCGCGCTGTACGCCATGCACGACGCGATCGTTGAGGTGATCGACGCCTACGGCCACCACGTCATCCCGCGGCTGGCCCGGTGAGGCCCGGCACGGCGACGAACCGCGAACGGATCACCCGGCGCGCACCCCGCCCGGGGCGTCTGGCACGGTGGGGGCGTGACGACGGACGCGGTGGTGGTCGGGGCGGGGCCCAACGGGCTGACGGCGGCGGTGGAGCTGGCCAGGGCGGGGCTGACGGTGGAGGTCTTCGAGGCGGCGGGGACCGTCGGCGGCGGGGCGCGCACCGAGGAGCTGACGCTGCCCGGGTTCCGGCACGACCCGTGCTCGACGGCGCACCCGTTCGGCGCCGGCTCGCCGGTCTTCAACGCGCTGCCGCTGGCCCGGCACGGGCTGGAGTGGGTCCACCCCGACCTGCCGGCCGCGCACCCGTTCCCGGACGGCCGGGCCGCGGTGGTGGCCCGTACCGTCGGGGCCACCGCCGCCTCGCTGGGCCCCCGGGACGCCGGGGCGTACCGTCGGCTGTTCGAGCCGTTCACCGGCCACTGGGACGAGCTGGCCCGGGACTTCTTCCGGCCGCAGTGGCTCGGCCTGCCCCGCCATCCGCTGCGGTACGCGCTCTTCGGGGCAGTCGGCGCCTGGCCGCTGGCGGTGCTCGCCCGCCGGTTCCACGGCGAACTCGCCCGCGGGATGCTCGCCGGGGTCGCCGCCCATCTGATCGGGCCGCTGTACGGGCCGGGGACGGCGGGGGCCACCATGATGTTCCTGCTGGCGGCGCACTCGGTGGGCTGGCCGTTCGCATGCGGCGGCTCCCAGGCGATCTCCGACGCGCTCGCCGCCCACCTGGCCGAACTCGGCGGCACGGTGCACACCGGGGTGACCGTCACCTCGCTGGCCGAACTGCCGCCCGCCCGCGCCTACCTGTTCGACACCTCGCCCACCGCGCTGGCCCGCATCGCCGGGCTGCGCGGCGCCTACCGCTCGGTGCGCTACGGACCCGCCGCCTTCAAGATCGACTACGCGCTGGACGGCCCCGTGCCGTGGACCTCGCCGCAGGCCGCCCGGGCCGGAACGGTCCATCTGGGCGCCTCCTACCAGGAGGTGGCCACCGCGCTGGCCGCCGCCACGCACGGCCGCGCCCCCGAGGTGCCGTTCGTGCTCACCGCCCAGCCCAGCCTCTTCGACCCCACCCGGGCGCCGGCCGGCAAGCACGTCTTCTGGGCCTACGGGCACGTGCCCAACGGCTGGCGCGGCGATCTGACGTCCGCCATCGAGCGGCAGATCGAGCGGTTCGCCCCCGGGTTCACCGACCGGGTGCTGGCCCGCGCGGTCGCCGGCCCGGCCGAACTGGCCGCCCGCAACGCCAACTACGTCGGCGGCGACATGCTGTGCGGCTCGGCCGCCGGACTGCGGCTGCTGATCCGCCCCGTCCTGCGCCGCGTCCCCTACGCCACCGACGACCCGGCGGTCTTCCTGTGCTCGCAGGCCACCCCGCCCGGCCCCGGGGTGCACGGGATGTCCGGCCACCACGCGGCCCGCACCGTCCTGCGCCGACTGGGGGTGCGCCCGCGGCCGCTGCCGTCCACCGCGTCCTGACACGAACGGGCACCCCGGAACTGACTCGCCGGTAAGCTTACGTGAAAGTAAGAAAAGTGCCCGAGCCGGACGCAGCCAGAAAGGTGCCCGCCATGGCCGCCAGCGATGAACTCGACCTCGCCACGCTCGACTTCGGCAAGGTGGAGCCCGCGCAGTTCGCCCGCATCGTCAAGGAACTGCCGGGGCGCCGGCTCACCGAGTTCATGGCCGGCGAACACCGCAGGCGGGTGCTGGACGAGCTGTTCCGGCGCATGGCGACCCTGGTCAAGCCGAACGCCGCCGTCGGCCGCAGCGTCCTGGTCCGCTGGCGGATCACCGGCGCCGGCTACGGCACCGACACCTACGAGACCGCCATCGCCGACGGCCGCTGCGAGGTCACCGGCGAGGCCACCGGCCGCACCCCCGACCTCACCCTCACCATGGCCGCCCCCGAACTGCTCAAACTCGCCTCCGGCAACGCCTCCGGGCCCACCTTGTTCTTCACCCGCAAGCTCAAGGCACAGGGCGATCTGCGGCTGGCCGGCGGCCTGATGCACTTCTTCGACATCCCGCGCCCCTGACGGGGGTTGCCGCGGCGCCGTGTGGTGAATCGTTTCCCTGAGCGCAGCGCACCCGCCGACCCAGGGAGCAGCCTTCGTGTTCACCACCCGCCCCACCCTGCAGGGCACCTTCGGCATGGTCTCGTCCACCCACTGGATCGCCTCGCAGTGCGCGATGGCGGTGCTGGAGGAGGGCGGCAACGCCTTCGACGCCGCGGTGGCCGCCGGTTTCGTCCTCCAGGTCGTCGAACCCCACCTCAACGGACCGGCCGGCGAGGTGCCGGTCGTCCTCGCCCCGGCGGGCGGCCCGGTACGGGTGCTGTGCGGCCAGGGACCGGCCCCGGCCGGCGCCACCGTCGAGCACTTCACCACCCTCGGCCTCGACCACGTCCCCGGCACCGGACCGCTGGCCGCCGCCGTCCCCGGCGCCTTCGACGCCTGGCTGCTCCTGCTGCGCGACCACGGCACCAGGACGCTGCCCGAGGTGCTGCGGTACGCCGTCCACTACGCCGAACACGGCCACCCGGTGACCGAGGCCGAGGCGGCCACCATCGGCGCGGTACGCGAACTGTTCACCACCGAGTGGACCACCTCCGCCGCCGTCCACCTGCCCGGCGGACGGCCGCCCGCCCCCGGCACGCGGCTGCGCAACCCCGCCCTCGCCGCCACCTGGCGCCGGCTGCTCGCCGAGTCCGAGGCGGCCGGCGGCAGCCGGGAACGCCGCATCGACGCCGCCCGCCGCGCCTGGCGCGAGGGGTTCGTCGCCGAGGCCGTCGCCGCCTTCGCCGCCCGCCCCGCCCTGGACACCTCCGGTGAGCGCCACGCCGGCGTGCTCACCGGCGACGACCTGGCCCGCTGGTCCGCCGGGTACGAGGACCCGGTCACCTTCGACTGGCACGGCTGGACGGTGGCCAAGGCCGGCCCCTGGTCCCAAGGCCCCGTGTTCCTCCAGCAACTCGCCCTGCTCCCCGGCGACTTCGACGCCCTCGAACCCGGCACCGCCGAGTACGTCCACACCCTCGCCGAAGGCGCCAAGCTCGCCCTGGCCGACCGCGACGCCTGGTACGGGGACGCCGCCGAGGTGCCCCTGGCCGACCTGCTCGACCCCGGCTACAACGCCGCCCGCCGCCGGCTCGTCGGCGACCACGCCTCCCGTGAACTGCGCCCCGGCAGCCCCGGCGGACGCACCCCGGTACTCCCCGCCGCCGTCCGCCCCGGCACCGCGCGGGGGCGGCGACCGGACGCCATGAGCGTGGCCGGCGCCGGCGAACCCACCACCGGCACCCCCTGGGCCGGACAGCCGCGGACCGGCCCGGACGGCGCCACCCGGGGCGACACCTGCCACCTCGACGTGGTGGACCGCTGGGGCAACATGGTGGCCGCCACCCCCAGCGGCGGCTGGCTCCAGTCCAACCCGGTCGTCCCGGAACTCGGCTTCCCGCTCGGCACCCGGCTCCAGATGACCTGGCTGGAGCCGGGGCTCCCGGCCACCCTCACCCCCGGCCGCCGCCCCCGCACCACCTTGACCCCCTCGCTCGCGCTGCGCGACGGGGAACCCGTGCTCGCCTTCGGCACCCCCGGCGGCGACCAGCAGGACCAGTGGAGCCTGCACTTCTTCCTCGCCGTCGCCCGCCGCCCCGCGGTACGCGGCGGACCCGACCTGCAAGGCGCCGTCGACGCGCCCGGCTGGCACACCGACAGCCTGGTCAGCTCCTTCCACCCGCGCACCTGGCAGCCCGGCGCCCTCACCGTGGAGTCCCGGTTCGGCGAACCGGCCGTCGCCGGACTGCGCCGCCGAGGACACCGGGTGACCGTCGGCGGCCCCTGGACCGAGGGCCGGCTCTGCGCCGTCGCCCGCGACCCCGCCACCGGGACGCTCTACGCGGCGGCCAACCCGCGCGGCATGCAGGGGTACGCGGTCGGGCGGTGAGGGCGCGGCGCGCCCCCGGTCAGCGGAACCCCTCGGCCAGCAGCAGCGCCAGATCCAGGTAACGCTGCCGGGTCTCGGCCGACAGCAGCCCCGGATCCGGGACGCGCCGGGCGGCCAGCCCCAGGTCGTAGGGGAGGGTGACCACGGCGTGGCCGCGCCGGGTGTAGTGGCCGGCCAGGTCGCGCGCGGACTCCTCGCTGCCGTGGTGGCGGGAGACGACGACCACGTCTCCGGGCCCGGGGTACGGCAGCTCCGCCCTGGCCCCGGGCGTGGGCACCAGGACGTACTGCTGGATCCCGGTGGCGGAACCGGGGAACACCGCGTGGTCGCTGCCCGCGTCGACGATCAGGATCCGGCACCCCTGGCTCGCCGCGTCCAGCGCCCGGGCGTACGCCTCCGGGGTCGTCCCGGGGCGCCGGGAGACCAGCAGCACCCGCAGCCCGGACGGGTGCGTCACGGCCGACGTCTCCACGTCCCACCAGTTCGAGGAGGCCAGTTCGGACAGGGACACCGGGGTCCGCGCCGGTCCCCCGAGGGCCGCCGGGTCGTCGGTGAGCAGCAGCACCCCGCCGCCGCGCACCGCGGCCAGGAAGGACGCGAGGACGAGCGCCACCGTCCGCGTCCCGGCGAACCGGCGACCGCCCACCACGGCGATCCGGTGGCACCCCGCCACCGGGGTGCGGACCTGGTCGGCCTGGCGTTGCAGCGTCGCCTTGGCCCACGGTGCCCGGCGGCGCGGGAGCCACAGCTCGGCGGGGTCGGGCACGCCGGGCGCCGCCGGGGGCGGGGACGGCTCGGCGGGGGCGGCGCCGGACGGCTCGCCGAGCTTCCCGACGGCCGGCCGGGGCGGCTTGCGCAACTCCGTACCCGGCCGCTGCGGCGGGCTCGGCGATCCGGCGAACGCGTCGGCGATCCGGCGCGCCGTGGGCCGGGACCCGGGCACCCCGGAGGCACAGCTCAGCAGCAGGTCACGCAGGTCGATGTCGTCGTCGGCCTGCAACAGCAGTGCGGCGCGCAGCACTTCGGGGTAGTCGATGTTGCGGGCCTCCCCGGTCGCCATCGCCACCAGGACCCGGCCCAGCGCCGAGACGTCGTCGGCGGCGGTCGCCGTACGGCCCGACGGACCCGCGCCGCGCCCGTCGATCGCCACGTGCTCCCAGCCGACCAGCCAGGGCCCCGACGCGGTGAGCCGGAAGCGGCTCAGGCCGAGCGCGCCGTGCACCATGCCCTCCTGGTGACACAGGGCCACCCCTTCCGCCAGCAGCCGGGCCAGGGTGCGGAACGCCGGCCTCGGCCACAGCGCGCCCGCCTCGGCGCCGATCTCGTCCAGCCCCGTCCCCAGCGGGTCGTCGCCGCCGGCCGCCCGGAACGCGACCCACGGCCGCGCCGCCCCGGTGTCCGCGTCCACCAGCACCGGGGCGAAGCGTCCGGCCATCCGGCGCAGCGCCTCCGCCTCCCGTTCCGCCGTGGCGCGTCCGCTGTAGACGTTGCGGTACACCTTGACCACCGCCAGGTCGCCGTCCGCGTCCTCGGCGAGGTAGTGGCTGTACTGGAACTCGGCGCTGTCCCGCGCCCGGACGGTGAACGGGCCCACCACCGCCGGGTCCGAGGTACGCGGCCGTTCCCACCGCCGCCGGGTCCGCCGGCCGGAGGCGGCGGCCAGCAGATCCGCCAGCGAGTCCGGCCACTCGCCGGCCTCCGGCGCCTGACGCTCCACCGCCACCCCGGCCCCCAGCCGCGCCATCATCCGCTGCCCGGCCAGCGCGAACGGGCGGGCGTGCGCGGGGAGCCGGGCCAGGCCGTCGGGGTGGGCGAGCCAGGCGGGGAAGTCCGGGGCGTGGCCGGAGAGTTCGGCCAGCCGGGCGGAGACGGCGCGGCCGGTGCCGACCAGTTCGGCCGCGGGGACGGTGTCGAGTAGGATCTCCCGGTCGCGTTCGGTGAAGTCGAAGCCGGACTCGCGGGGCGAGACGCCCGCGCCGGACGAATCCGTACGGCGCATCAGCCCGCCCAGGAACACCTCCGCCAGGTGGGCCGTCTCCACCCGTACCGCCGACTGCACCAGCCGCATCACCGGCACCGACACCGGTGCCACCGCGGCCAGATGGGCGGCGAGCCGGTACGCCTCCGGCGAGGCCGCGTTGCGGAACCGCAGCACCGGGTCGGCGGCCGGGGCCGCGGCGCCCGCCGCCGGGGACCGGGGCACCACGGTCGGCTCCCGGCTCAGCAGCGGCAGCACCGCGCTGCCACCGGGCGAGGCCACCAGCCGTGCCCACCGGGCCACCGCGAGCGGCTCCGGCTCCAGCACCGGCACCGGCATCCCCTCGAACCGGACGAGTTCGGCCGGGAGCACCGGATCGGTCACCGTCCAGGCGGCGTTGGCCGCACCGCGCTGACGCACCGTCACCCGCCAGTCGGCCGCCCGGATCCCGGAGGCCGGCCACATCCGGGCGGGCAGCGCGTGCACCACCGCGACCGGGCCGAGCCGCGCCCAGCCGTCGAGCACCGGCCACATCCGCCCGTCCCGCCACGCCGGGCCCACCCCGTCGCTGACCACCAGCACCAGCGTCTGCCCGGTCGGATCGGCGGGCACGGCCGGGGAGAGCACGGGCGAGCCGGGCGCGAACGGCCGCCCGCGCAGCACCGGCCCGCCCGCGCACCGGCTGTCCAGGCCGAACACCCGGACCGTACGGAACGCTCCCAACCGCTCCAGCAGCGCCCGCAGTTCGACGGCGAGCCGGTGCCACAGCAGCATCGACAGCCCGTCGTCCACCACCAGCACCAGGTCGAGCCAGCGTTCCCGGGCCGGCCGCAGCACCACGTCCGGCAGCCCGGTCTCGGCGAGCGCCGCCGCCGTCGCCGCCTCGTCCAGCTCCCACCCCCGGGTCCGTGGCCGACGCTGCTTGAGCGGGCGCAGCGACCGGCCGAGCCCCAACTCCGTGCCGCGCAGCGCCTTTTCCTCCGGAACCCGCACCGGCAGCGCCTTCGGCCGGGCCGGACGCGGCGCGGCGGGCGGGACGGCGTCCGGGGCCGGCCGCGGGGCACGCACCGCGGGCCCGGAGTGCAGCGCCCCCACCGCCGCGGCCCCCGGCGTCGGTTCCGTCCCCGCCTCCGCCTCCTCGGGCACCGGCCCGCCGGACGGCGCGGCCCCGGGCACACCGGACCCCGCCACCTGACCGGCCACCGGCCCCACCGCCCGGGCCAGCGGCGCCGAGGCGTCCGCCGGGAGCCGGCCCGCCAGCCACAACGCGTCCAGCAACTCCACCGAGGACAGCTCCACCCCGCACCGGCCGAGCAGCCGCCGCAGCCGTTCCGGCACCGGCTACACCGTCCCGCCGAGCTTGTGCAGCACGGCGTCGAGCAGCCCGCCCGCGTCCAGCCCGACCCCGCCGGCCCGCAGGAAGACCGCGTTGAGCAACTGGTCGGTGGCCAGCTCCCGGGAGGCCCGGCGGCTGAGGAACTCCTCCAGCAGGTCGTCCACGCCCGCCAGCGCCTCCTCACCCAGGTGGGCGGCGACGATCTCGCGCAGCCGCCGCTCGTCCGGGTCGGGCAGGTCGAGCCGTACGCAGCGGCGCAGGAAGGCCGGGGGGAAGTCCCGTTCCCCGTTGCTGGTGATCACCACCACCGGGAACGCCGAGCAGCGCACCCGGCCGCGCACCACCGGCACCGGCTCCGCGTCCGGGTCGTCCGCCAGCACCTCGACGCGCTCCTGCTCGCGCGGGAGCCGGGCCAGCTCGGGGATCTCGAACTCGCCCTCCTCGAAGACCGCCAGCAGGTCGTTGGGGAGGTCGACGTCGCCCTTGTCCAACTCGTCCACCAGCAGCACCCGGGGGCGCTCGGCCGGCACCAGCGCGGTGCCCAGCGGACCCAGCCGGACGAACGAGCCGATGCCCGGGTCGCCGTCCGGCTCACCACGGTCGCGGCGCAGCGAGGTCTCCCGCAGCCGGCCGATGGCGTCGTACCGGTAGAGCGCGTCCTGGAGCGTGGAGCGGCTGTTCACCGGCCAGGTGAGCACCCGGCCCAGGTCCAGTTCGTGGGCGACGGCGTGGGCCAGCGACGACTTGCCGGTGCCGGGGTGGCCGGTGACCAGCAGCGGACGGCGCAGATGGAGCGCGGCGTTGACCACGTCCGCCTCGCCGGGCCCGATCAGGTACGGCCGGGCCGGCGGCGTCGCCCGGGCCGGGCCGAACCGGCGCCACGGCGGCGGCTCGGGGAACTCCACCCGGCGCACCCGGCCGTCCCCGGTGAACAGCCGCCAGTCGTCCCGCGCCATCAGCTCTCCTCCGTCATCGCCACCGGATCCGCCAGCCGCAGCTCGTCCGGCAGCGGCCGGTCCGGGTTCTCCCACACCAGCGCGGGCCGGGCCGGGCGGCCCGGGTCCGCGTACACGTCCACCCGGAAGTCGCGCACCCGTTCCGGCAGCGACTCCAGCGGTCCGGCCGGATCCACCTGGTCCAGCCGGGGCGCGTGCTGGAAGCCGTCGGCCGTGCGGTCCCACAGCACCACCGGAACGCCGAGGAAGAGGCAGACCTGGAGCATCAGCGCCCGCCCGGCGGCCGGCCCGTGGACCACGACCCGGCCGGTGGCCCGCCGTCCCGTCCGGTACAGCAGGTCCTTCAACGCCCTTGCGTCGCCCACCCGTTCGTCCACCACCAAGGGCTCCTCGGTACGGTTGCCGGCCCAGCGGCGGCGCAGGTCGGCCGGTCCGGTGGGGGAGCGGTGGCGCAGCTCCGGGCAGCGCAGCACCACCTGGAACTCGGCGCCGAGCGCACCCGGCGAGAAGAGCCCGGCCAGCGGATCGGAGGCGTCCGGCTCGCCCCACTCGTCCACCGGCAGCTCCAGCGCGTCGCGGTCCACCACCACCTCGACCAGCGGCGCGGAGGTGTCGTCGACGGCCGCCGCCTGGCGGATCAGCTCGGCGATCCGGGCCGGGCGCA belongs to Streptantibioticus cattleyicolor NRRL 8057 = DSM 46488 and includes:
- a CDS encoding phytoene desaturase family protein, which codes for MTTDAVVVGAGPNGLTAAVELARAGLTVEVFEAAGTVGGGARTEELTLPGFRHDPCSTAHPFGAGSPVFNALPLARHGLEWVHPDLPAAHPFPDGRAAVVARTVGATAASLGPRDAGAYRRLFEPFTGHWDELARDFFRPQWLGLPRHPLRYALFGAVGAWPLAVLARRFHGELARGMLAGVAAHLIGPLYGPGTAGATMMFLLAAHSVGWPFACGGSQAISDALAAHLAELGGTVHTGVTVTSLAELPPARAYLFDTSPTALARIAGLRGAYRSVRYGPAAFKIDYALDGPVPWTSPQAARAGTVHLGASYQEVATALAAATHGRAPEVPFVLTAQPSLFDPTRAPAGKHVFWAYGHVPNGWRGDLTSAIERQIERFAPGFTDRVLARAVAGPAELAARNANYVGGDMLCGSAAGLRLLIRPVLRRVPYATDDPAVFLCSQATPPGPGVHGMSGHHAARTVLRRLGVRPRPLPSTAS
- a CDS encoding SCP2 sterol-binding domain-containing protein — its product is MAASDELDLATLDFGKVEPAQFARIVKELPGRRLTEFMAGEHRRRVLDELFRRMATLVKPNAAVGRSVLVRWRITGAGYGTDTYETAIADGRCEVTGEATGRTPDLTLTMAAPELLKLASGNASGPTLFFTRKLKAQGDLRLAGGLMHFFDIPRP
- a CDS encoding gamma-glutamyltransferase family protein; amino-acid sequence: MFTTRPTLQGTFGMVSSTHWIASQCAMAVLEEGGNAFDAAVAAGFVLQVVEPHLNGPAGEVPVVLAPAGGPVRVLCGQGPAPAGATVEHFTTLGLDHVPGTGPLAAAVPGAFDAWLLLLRDHGTRTLPEVLRYAVHYAEHGHPVTEAEAATIGAVRELFTTEWTTSAAVHLPGGRPPAPGTRLRNPALAATWRRLLAESEAAGGSRERRIDAARRAWREGFVAEAVAAFAARPALDTSGERHAGVLTGDDLARWSAGYEDPVTFDWHGWTVAKAGPWSQGPVFLQQLALLPGDFDALEPGTAEYVHTLAEGAKLALADRDAWYGDAAEVPLADLLDPGYNAARRRLVGDHASRELRPGSPGGRTPVLPAAVRPGTARGRRPDAMSVAGAGEPTTGTPWAGQPRTGPDGATRGDTCHLDVVDRWGNMVAATPSGGWLQSNPVVPELGFPLGTRLQMTWLEPGLPATLTPGRRPRTTLTPSLALRDGEPVLAFGTPGGDQQDQWSLHFFLAVARRPAVRGGPDLQGAVDAPGWHTDSLVSSFHPRTWQPGALTVESRFGEPAVAGLRRRGHRVTVGGPWTEGRLCAVARDPATGTLYAAANPRGMQGYAVGR
- a CDS encoding SAV_2336 N-terminal domain-related protein, with product MPERLRRLLGRCGVELSSVELLDALWLAGRLPADASAPLARAVGPVAGQVAGSGVPGAAPSGGPVPEEAEAGTEPTPGAAAVGALHSGPAVRAPRPAPDAVPPAAPRPARPKALPVRVPEEKALRGTELGLGRSLRPLKQRRPRTRGWELDEAATAAALAETGLPDVVLRPARERWLDLVLVVDDGLSMLLWHRLAVELRALLERLGAFRTVRVFGLDSRCAGGPVLRGRPFAPGSPVLSPAVPADPTGQTLVLVVSDGVGPAWRDGRMWPVLDGWARLGPVAVVHALPARMWPASGIRAADWRVTVRQRGAANAAWTVTDPVLPAELVRFEGMPVPVLEPEPLAVARWARLVASPGGSAVLPLLSREPTVVPRSPAAGAAAPAADPVLRFRNAASPEAYRLAAHLAAVAPVSVPVMRLVQSAVRVETAHLAEVFLGGLMRRTDSSGAGVSPRESGFDFTERDREILLDTVPAAELVGTGRAVSARLAELSGHAPDFPAWLAHPDGLARLPAHARPFALAGQRMMARLGAGVAVERQAPEAGEWPDSLADLLAAASGRRTRRRWERPRTSDPAVVGPFTVRARDSAEFQYSHYLAEDADGDLAVVKVYRNVYSGRATAEREAEALRRMAGRFAPVLVDADTGAARPWVAFRAAGGDDPLGTGLDEIGAEAGALWPRPAFRTLARLLAEGVALCHQEGMVHGALGLSRFRLTASGPWLVGWEHVAIDGRGAGPSGRTATAADDVSALGRVLVAMATGEARNIDYPEVLRAALLLQADDDIDLRDLLLSCASGVPGSRPTARRIADAFAGSPSPPQRPGTELRKPPRPAVGKLGEPSGAAPAEPSPPPAAPGVPDPAELWLPRRRAPWAKATLQRQADQVRTPVAGCHRIAVVGGRRFAGTRTVALVLASFLAAVRGGGVLLLTDDPAALGGPARTPVSLSELASSNWWDVETSAVTHPSGLRVLLVSRRPGTTPEAYARALDAASQGCRILIVDAGSDHAVFPGSATGIQQYVLVPTPGARAELPYPGPGDVVVVSRHHGSEESARDLAGHYTRRGHAVVTLPYDLGLAARRVPDPGLLSAETRQRYLDLALLLAEGFR
- a CDS encoding AAA family ATPase, with amino-acid sequence MARDDWRLFTGDGRVRRVEFPEPPPWRRFGPARATPPARPYLIGPGEADVVNAALHLRRPLLVTGHPGTGKSSLAHAVAHELDLGRVLTWPVNSRSTLQDALYRYDAIGRLRETSLRRDRGEPDGDPGIGSFVRLGPLGTALVPAERPRVLLVDELDKGDVDLPNDLLAVFEEGEFEIPELARLPREQERVEVLADDPDAEPVPVVRGRVRCSAFPVVVITSNGERDFPPAFLRRCVRLDLPDPDERRLREIVAAHLGEEALAGVDDLLEEFLSRRASRELATDQLLNAVFLRAGGVGLDAGGLLDAVLHKLGGTV